The following coding sequences lie in one Euhalothece natronophila Z-M001 genomic window:
- a CDS encoding P-II family nitrogen regulator, with the protein MKKVEAIIRPFKLDEVKIALVNAGVVGMTVSEVRGFGRQKGQTERYRGSEYTVEFLQKLKIEIVIEEDQVETVVDKIINAARTGEIGDGKIFVSPVDEIVRIRTGEKNLDAV; encoded by the coding sequence TTGAAAAAAGTAGAAGCAATTATTCGGCCATTTAAGCTGGATGAAGTCAAAATTGCCCTTGTTAACGCTGGGGTTGTGGGAATGACGGTTTCGGAAGTTCGTGGCTTTGGTCGCCAAAAAGGGCAAACTGAACGCTATCGTGGCTCTGAATATACCGTTGAGTTCCTACAAAAGCTCAAAATCGAAATTGTCATCGAAGAAGATCAGGTGGAAACTGTTGTTGATAAAATTATCAATGCGGCTCGCACCGGTGAAATTGGTGATGGCAAGATATTTGTTTCTCCTGTGGATGAAATTGTTCGTATTCGCACAGGGGAAAAGAACTTAGACGCGGTTTAA
- the thiO gene encoding glycine oxidase ThiO: MSHTVIIGGGIIGSAIALSLRKRGEQVTIVSRQQGEAAAFAAGGMIAPQAEAIPPSPLLDLSLRSRQFYPDWISELEEMTGLDTGYVPCGILAPVYDLKETQTSPSVEPATWLEQSDLAFYQSGLGKEVKGAWWYPEDAQVDNRALMKTLTAAAQKMGVTLREGVTVKGIQKQKGEITRLRTTAGDIKADTYVLATGSWVKELLPLPVRPIKGQMMSLRMPESPYPIQRVLFGPNTYLIPREDGRLIVGATVEDVGWTDKNTPLGIKTLSDRAIRLYPNLADWSIEETWWGYRPTTPDELPILGQSDYENLFLATGHHRHGILLAPITAELIADLICQQKADPLLAHFSPQRFHSKQTRQWFTTNSMNGHKNGQVSHLSFPTESQPTASQSEDNPLVIAGRTFQSRLLTGSGKYPTPEIMQESIAASGSQIVTVAVRRVQNNAPGHEGLAEAIDWNKIWMLPNTAGCKTAEDAIRVAKLGREMAKLLGQEENNFVKLEVIPEPKHLLPDPIGTLEAAEKLIKEGFAVLPYINADPVLAKRLEEVGCSTVMPLGAPIGSGQGIKTEANVRIIIEEANVPVVVDAGIGSPSEAAYAMELGADALLINSAIALAKNPVAMARAMGLATESGRLAYLAGRIPIKQYASASSPTTGLVGTSHNQS, encoded by the coding sequence ATGAGTCATACTGTCATAATTGGTGGGGGAATTATTGGAAGCGCGATCGCGCTCTCTTTAAGAAAACGCGGGGAACAAGTCACAATTGTTAGTCGTCAGCAAGGAGAGGCGGCTGCTTTTGCTGCAGGTGGAATGATCGCCCCCCAAGCCGAAGCTATCCCCCCGAGTCCCTTATTAGACTTATCACTGCGATCGCGCCAATTTTATCCAGATTGGATTAGCGAGTTAGAAGAGATGACGGGATTGGATACGGGGTATGTTCCTTGTGGCATTTTAGCCCCTGTTTATGATCTCAAGGAAACTCAAACTTCTCCCAGCGTTGAACCCGCTACATGGCTAGAACAATCAGATTTAGCGTTTTATCAATCGGGACTCGGTAAAGAAGTTAAGGGCGCCTGGTGGTATCCTGAAGACGCGCAAGTGGATAATCGGGCGTTAATGAAAACACTTACCGCCGCTGCCCAAAAAATGGGAGTAACCTTGCGAGAAGGCGTTACGGTTAAAGGGATTCAAAAACAGAAAGGGGAAATTACCAGGCTAAGAACCACTGCTGGTGATATCAAAGCAGACACCTATGTTTTAGCCACAGGATCATGGGTGAAAGAACTCTTGCCACTTCCAGTGCGCCCAATTAAAGGGCAAATGATGTCGTTACGAATGCCAGAGTCTCCCTATCCCATACAACGGGTTTTATTTGGACCAAATACTTATCTGATTCCCCGTGAAGATGGTAGATTAATCGTTGGGGCAACCGTCGAAGATGTTGGCTGGACAGATAAAAATACTCCCTTGGGGATAAAAACCCTCAGCGATCGCGCGATTCGCTTATACCCAAATTTAGCGGATTGGTCAATTGAGGAAACATGGTGGGGGTATCGTCCCACAACCCCTGATGAATTGCCCATTTTGGGACAATCTGATTACGAAAATCTATTTTTAGCCACAGGACATCATCGCCATGGCATTTTACTCGCCCCCATCACCGCAGAACTCATTGCGGACTTAATCTGTCAGCAAAAAGCTGATCCCCTCTTAGCTCATTTTTCTCCCCAACGCTTCCACAGTAAACAAACTCGTCAATGGTTCACCACTAATTCTATGAATGGTCACAAAAACGGACAAGTTAGCCACCTTTCTTTCCCCACAGAAAGCCAACCCACTGCTTCACAATCAGAGGATAACCCCTTAGTGATTGCTGGTAGAACATTTCAATCGCGGTTACTCACAGGAAGTGGGAAATATCCGACTCCCGAAATTATGCAAGAAAGTATTGCCGCCAGTGGCAGTCAAATTGTGACAGTTGCCGTGCGTCGTGTCCAAAATAACGCCCCCGGACATGAGGGGTTAGCTGAAGCCATTGATTGGAATAAAATCTGGATGTTGCCGAATACCGCAGGCTGTAAAACGGCAGAGGATGCAATTCGGGTCGCGAAATTAGGACGGGAAATGGCAAAGTTATTAGGGCAAGAGGAAAATAATTTTGTCAAGTTAGAAGTGATTCCTGAACCAAAACATTTACTCCCTGATCCCATTGGGACGTTAGAGGCGGCTGAGAAGTTGATAAAAGAAGGATTTGCCGTGTTACCCTATATTAATGCTGATCCTGTACTAGCCAAACGCTTAGAAGAAGTGGGCTGTTCTACAGTGATGCCTTTAGGAGCGCCCATTGGATCAGGACAAGGGATTAAAACAGAAGCCAATGTTCGGATTATTATTGAAGAAGCAAATGTTCCTGTGGTGGTTGATGCAGGGATTGGTAGCCCCAGTGAAGCTGCTTATGCGATGGAGTTGGGAGCCGATGCTTTATTAATTAATAGCGCGATCGCGCTTGCAAAAAATCCTGTAGCCATGGCACGGGCAATGGGATTAGCCACCGAATCAGGACGACTTGCCTATCTTGCTGGGCGCATCCCTATTAAACAGTATGCCAGTGCCAGTTCTCCCACCACAGGATTAGTCGGAACCAGTCATAACCAATCGTAA
- a CDS encoding SRPBCC family protein — MVVNPEQENELPTNSEYPELEAQLDEVKIDIEEVAKRQRRITSQLEIAQPRDTVWQVLTDYESLPEFVPNLAKSQRLEHPNGDKVRLEQVGKQRLLKMNFSARVVLDLVEMPPERIEFEMVEGDFKGFSGYWLLEAAQNTTQLSYSIFVWPPRTMPVSLIERRLSKDLSLNLVAIRQRVAG, encoded by the coding sequence ATGGTAGTTAATCCCGAACAAGAAAATGAGTTACCAACCAATTCAGAATATCCGGAATTAGAAGCCCAATTAGATGAGGTGAAAATTGATATTGAGGAAGTGGCGAAACGGCAACGTCGTATTACTAGCCAACTTGAGATCGCGCAACCAAGAGACACCGTTTGGCAAGTATTAACTGATTATGAATCCCTCCCTGAATTTGTTCCCAATTTAGCCAAAAGTCAACGCTTAGAGCATCCAAACGGGGATAAAGTACGTTTAGAACAAGTGGGAAAACAACGACTCTTGAAGATGAATTTTAGTGCGCGAGTAGTATTAGATTTAGTAGAAATGCCCCCAGAACGCATTGAGTTTGAGATGGTAGAGGGAGATTTTAAGGGGTTTTCTGGCTATTGGTTATTAGAAGCGGCACAAAATACTACCCAATTGAGTTATAGTATCTTTGTTTGGCCCCCACGTACCATGCCCGTAAGTTTGATTGAGCGTCGCTTGAGTAAAGATTTATCTTTAAATTTAGTGGCAATTCGGCAACGAGTAGCGGGCTAA
- the leuB gene encoding 3-isopropylmalate dehydrogenase, which produces MTYKITLLPGDGIGPEIIGVTIQILEAVGKKCNLKFQFSEALMGGAAIDETGEPLPQETLETCRNSDAVLLAAIGGYKWDNLPRQQRPETGLLGLRSGLGLFANLRPAKIFPQLIGSSTLKPEIVEGVDIMVVRELTGGVYFGQPKGVFATETGEQRGVNTMAYSDHEIDRIAKVAFEIAQKRNKRLCSVDKANVLEVSQLWRDRVTALATSYPDIELSHLYVDNAAMQLVRAPKQFDTIVTGNLFGDILSDAAAMLTGSIGMLPSASMGEGKPAVFEPVHGSAPDIAGQDKANPLAQVLSAAMMLRYGLDEPTAADLMEQAVFQVLDQGYRTGDIMSEGMTFVGCQEMGEALLNAL; this is translated from the coding sequence ATGACTTATAAAATTACACTTTTACCAGGTGACGGAATTGGCCCCGAAATTATTGGAGTAACTATTCAAATTTTAGAAGCAGTGGGGAAAAAATGTAACCTCAAGTTTCAATTCTCGGAAGCTCTGATGGGAGGAGCCGCGATTGACGAAACAGGAGAGCCGCTCCCACAGGAAACCCTCGAAACTTGTCGTAACAGTGATGCTGTGTTACTCGCGGCGATTGGTGGTTATAAATGGGATAATTTACCCCGTCAGCAACGCCCAGAAACAGGATTATTAGGTTTACGTTCAGGGTTAGGCTTATTTGCTAATTTACGTCCAGCTAAAATTTTTCCTCAACTGATTGGTAGTTCTACCTTAAAACCAGAAATAGTCGAGGGGGTGGATATTATGGTAGTACGCGAGTTAACAGGAGGGGTGTATTTTGGACAGCCAAAAGGAGTATTTGCTACCGAGACAGGAGAACAACGCGGTGTGAATACGATGGCTTATAGTGATCACGAAATTGATCGGATTGCTAAAGTGGCTTTTGAAATTGCTCAGAAACGGAACAAACGATTATGTTCTGTGGATAAAGCCAATGTGTTAGAAGTGTCCCAATTGTGGCGCGATCGCGTAACTGCTCTAGCTACCTCTTACCCAGATATTGAACTGTCTCACCTGTATGTCGATAATGCCGCCATGCAATTGGTTCGCGCTCCTAAACAGTTCGACACGATTGTAACGGGAAATTTATTTGGTGATATCCTTTCAGATGCAGCAGCTATGCTAACAGGAAGCATTGGTATGTTGCCCTCAGCAAGTATGGGAGAAGGAAAACCTGCAGTTTTTGAACCTGTACATGGATCAGCACCTGACATTGCTGGACAAGATAAAGCGAACCCTTTAGCGCAAGTATTAAGTGCAGCGATGATGCTTCGTTATGGGCTAGACGAACCCACTGCAGCAGACTTAATGGAACAGGCGGTCTTTCAGGTGTTAGATCAAGGTTATCGCACTGGCGATATTATGTCAGAGGGGATGACATTCGTGGGTTGCCAAGAAATGGGAGAGGCTTTACTAAATGCATTGTAA
- the rdgB gene encoding RdgB/HAM1 family non-canonical purine NTP pyrophosphatase, with product MRTLIVATSNPGKLAEMQNYLASLNSWELALKPPDLEVEETGTTFMENARLKAKTVAKATKNCAIADDSGLAVEALNGAPGIYSARYADTDEERIARVLRELGDSSNRKAKFVCACAIALPDGKIALEKEGICEGEILTTPRGNNGFGYDPIFYVPSVQKTFAEMDAELKKKLSHRGQAFAALFPEILTIADKEGAGNPTP from the coding sequence ATGAGAACATTAATTGTTGCCACCAGTAACCCTGGCAAACTCGCTGAAATGCAGAACTATCTTGCCTCCCTAAACAGCTGGGAATTAGCTCTCAAGCCCCCAGACTTGGAGGTAGAAGAAACGGGAACTACCTTTATGGAAAATGCTCGCTTAAAAGCAAAAACTGTGGCAAAGGCGACCAAAAACTGCGCGATCGCTGATGATTCTGGTTTAGCCGTGGAAGCCCTCAATGGCGCACCTGGGATTTATTCGGCTAGATATGCGGATACTGATGAAGAACGGATCGCCCGCGTTTTGCGAGAATTAGGAGATAGTAGTAATCGGAAAGCCAAATTTGTCTGTGCCTGCGCGATCGCGCTTCCAGATGGCAAAATTGCCTTAGAGAAAGAAGGAATCTGTGAAGGAGAAATCCTTACTACCCCTCGCGGAAACAATGGATTTGGCTATGATCCTATCTTCTATGTTCCCAGTGTGCAAAAAACTTTTGCCGAAATGGATGCTGAGCTTAAGAAAAAATTAAGCCATCGCGGTCAAGCCTTTGCTGCTCTTTTTCCAGAAATTTTAACAATTGCTGACAAAGAGGGAGCAGGTAACCCCACCCCCTAA
- a CDS encoding GAF domain-containing sensor histidine kinase, with translation MELNLIRQEINELTLVSKDPNTLIQTLLEIISQRLQIQVGLWIPLENFPNVSYDTLNLLDSSQLASLEESIKIILLSNSSSEPEKKRSVLAYLQENFDLPYWEICPISAVDSQGWLILGSKWNLGWNHQLEETLATPFCLAIKTAKLQYQTQKNERYKRLQQQVIEVIHNSQDLETILQSAIADTAQALNVTRGVVFMLRYSEPTFSSRRQFSNPDITVQGLTQWAQTSELETELTSFPLTESANFLQAWQQAPTPLSLISLSNQSTEPSCLKMPYSMPSWLITPLMGTSRGNPDSQMVLGLLLLQNQTIRKWQQEEQEIVSWVSTQASTAIIHNKTLQRVQSLVDERTSQLQRSLDVQAKLYETSRHQVQQLEELNQLKDDFLATISHELNTPLATMKMAIQMLQKPELSPERQRVYLNILDQEWQREHNLIKDLLTLQKIDNEGLSLQVQSIYLKELLTSLGEEMTTKWQRKNLGFILNDETNLAEEEVLQLYSDLESVRRVFAELMNNAGKYSSEQTTVEVVISQSDYHWIMISVSNIGHGISPAEQGYIFERFRRGKGATQKAIPGTGLGLALVKSLVEHLHGTIDVDSEYSADGLGKTTFYVTLPKSLNNV, from the coding sequence GTGGAACTTAACTTGATTCGACAAGAGATTAATGAACTGACTCTTGTCAGCAAAGACCCAAACACACTTATACAAACCCTACTGGAAATAATTAGCCAACGTTTACAAATACAAGTAGGGTTATGGATTCCGTTGGAGAACTTTCCCAATGTTAGCTATGACACCCTTAATTTGCTTGATAGTTCCCAGTTAGCGAGCTTAGAAGAATCTATAAAAATCATTTTATTGAGTAATTCCAGTTCAGAACCTGAAAAAAAACGAAGCGTTTTAGCTTATCTACAGGAAAATTTTGATTTACCTTACTGGGAAATTTGTCCTATCTCAGCTGTGGATTCTCAAGGATGGTTAATTCTTGGTAGTAAATGGAACCTTGGCTGGAATCACCAATTAGAGGAAACTTTAGCAACTCCCTTCTGTCTAGCAATCAAAACAGCAAAACTACAGTATCAAACCCAGAAAAATGAACGTTACAAGCGACTGCAACAACAAGTAATTGAGGTAATTCATAATTCCCAAGATTTAGAAACAATTTTACAAAGCGCGATCGCGGACACAGCCCAAGCCCTTAATGTTACCCGTGGAGTAGTATTTATGCTACGCTACAGCGAGCCAACCTTTAGCAGTCGTCGTCAGTTTAGCAATCCTGATATTACAGTTCAAGGATTAACTCAATGGGCGCAAACCTCAGAATTAGAAACCGAATTAACTTCATTTCCACTAACAGAAAGTGCAAATTTTCTTCAAGCGTGGCAACAAGCTCCTACTCCATTAAGCTTAATTTCTCTGTCAAATCAATCCACAGAGCCCTCTTGCTTAAAAATGCCTTATTCAATGCCAAGTTGGCTGATTACTCCTTTAATGGGAACCAGTCGCGGTAACCCTGACTCGCAAATGGTGCTAGGATTGCTACTTTTGCAAAATCAAACAATACGAAAGTGGCAACAAGAAGAACAGGAAATCGTAAGTTGGGTAAGCACTCAAGCGAGCACTGCCATTATTCATAATAAAACCCTACAACGAGTCCAATCTTTGGTAGATGAGCGAACTAGTCAATTACAGCGAAGTTTAGATGTACAGGCAAAACTTTATGAAACCAGTCGTCATCAAGTACAGCAACTTGAGGAGTTAAATCAACTGAAAGATGACTTTTTAGCCACTATTAGCCATGAGCTAAACACTCCTTTAGCAACGATGAAAATGGCAATTCAAATGTTACAAAAACCTGAACTGTCACCAGAGCGTCAGAGAGTCTATCTCAATATACTAGATCAAGAATGGCAACGAGAACATAATTTAATTAAAGACCTTTTAACTCTCCAGAAGATCGATAATGAAGGGCTTTCTTTGCAGGTACAATCAATTTATCTCAAAGAGCTTTTAACCTCACTTGGAGAAGAAATGACCACGAAATGGCAAAGGAAAAACTTAGGCTTTATTCTCAATGATGAGACGAATTTAGCAGAAGAGGAGGTACTCCAGCTATATAGTGATCTCGAAAGTGTAAGGCGAGTCTTTGCAGAGTTAATGAACAATGCAGGGAAGTATTCTAGTGAACAGACAACCGTTGAAGTGGTCATTTCACAATCAGATTATCATTGGATTATGATCAGTGTCAGCAATATCGGTCATGGTATCTCTCCAGCAGAACAGGGTTATATATTTGAGCGGTTTCGACGGGGAAAAGGTGCTACACAAAAAGCGATTCCGGGAACAGGGTTAGGGTTAGCATTGGTAAAATCTTTAGTAGAGCATCTTCATGGCACTATTGATGTGGATAGTGAATATAGTGCTGATGGACTTGGGAAGACAACATTCTATGTTACGCTTCCAAAATCACTTAATAACGTTTGA
- a CDS encoding Tic20 family protein has protein sequence MAGRGNTEIQNRFFAALPYILPLVYVVPFGAFLFRQFPIISIIYLPLQPVLAIYRFPFAGLIVFFVLILAVVRNENIPHFIRFNTMQAILIDILLILIRFATQILNLGGGGGLLIQTLFNTIFIGTLAIVVYGIVQSARGIYAEIPAISEAVHGQVR, from the coding sequence ATGGCTGGACGTGGAAACACCGAAATCCAAAACCGATTTTTTGCCGCTTTGCCTTACATTTTACCGCTAGTTTATGTCGTGCCATTTGGGGCCTTTTTATTTAGACAATTTCCAATTATTAGCATCATCTATCTTCCTTTACAACCAGTGCTAGCTATTTATCGGTTTCCTTTTGCGGGGCTGATTGTTTTCTTTGTTTTAATTTTAGCAGTGGTGAGAAATGAAAATATTCCTCACTTTATTCGCTTTAATACGATGCAGGCAATTCTCATTGATATTTTATTAATTTTAATTCGCTTTGCCACTCAAATTCTAAACCTTGGAGGCGGAGGAGGATTATTAATACAAACCCTCTTTAATACTATTTTTATTGGCACTTTAGCCATAGTTGTTTATGGAATTGTCCAATCAGCACGGGGCATTTATGCGGAAATTCCTGCTATCTCTGAGGCAGTTCATGGACAAGTTCGCTAG
- the gyrB gene encoding DNA topoisomerase (ATP-hydrolyzing) subunit B: MTNSYGAEQIQVLEGLEPVRKRPGMYIGSTGPRGLHHLVYEVVDNSIDEALAGYCTHIEIDLNADGSVTVADNGRGIPVEKHSRTGKSALETVMTVLHAGGKFGGGGYKVSGGLHGVGVSVVNALSEWVEVTVRREQTAYKQRYERGIAVSELQSESDPSPETGTLISFLPDQEIFTESIEFDYNTLAGRLRELAYLNAGVKITFADHRNSEQPRSETYCYEGGIKEYVAYMVGEKQPLHKDIIYVEGEKEGVQVEVAFQWCIDAYSDTILGFANNIRTVDGGTHLEGLKTVLTRTMNSIARKRNKLKENDANLAGENIREGLTAVISVKVPEPEFEGQTKTKLGNTEVRGIVDSLVSETLTEYLDFNPSVADAILEKAVQAFKAAEAARRARELVRRKSVLESSPLPGKLADCSSRDPAESEIFIVEGDSAGGCFDGDTKVALADGRSLSFKQLVAEEAAGKQNFCYTIRKDGAIALEKIINARRTKVNAKVIKVTLDNGETIICTPDHPFMLRDGSYKAAAKLTADDALMSSQQKSFPNPVAKNVLTLQSTVLTKGETQKRTTAVLDTHPHVIAIETLQETRDVYDIEVPHTHNFALASGVFVHNSAKQGRDRRFQAILPLRGKILNIEKTDDSKIYKNNEIQSLITALGLGVKGEEFDVSQLRYHRSVIMTDADVDGAHIRTLLLTFFYRYQRALIEQGYVYIACPPLYKVERGKQHYYCYSDREMENLVREFPSNANYTLQRFKGLGEMMPLQLWETTMNPETRTLKRVQIEDAAEADKIFSILMGDRVAPRREFIETEGPKLNLTELDI, from the coding sequence ATGACAAATAGTTACGGTGCTGAACAGATACAAGTTCTAGAAGGTCTAGAACCAGTCCGCAAACGCCCTGGGATGTACATTGGTTCCACCGGCCCAAGGGGACTACATCATCTTGTTTATGAAGTCGTGGACAACTCCATTGATGAAGCATTAGCTGGTTATTGTACCCACATTGAAATTGATCTTAACGCAGATGGTTCAGTAACTGTTGCTGATAATGGGCGTGGCATCCCTGTGGAAAAGCATTCCCGCACAGGAAAATCGGCACTAGAAACCGTAATGACCGTTCTCCACGCTGGTGGTAAATTTGGTGGTGGTGGCTATAAAGTTTCAGGAGGGTTACACGGCGTTGGGGTTTCTGTGGTTAATGCCCTTTCTGAGTGGGTAGAAGTCACCGTTAGACGGGAACAAACCGCTTATAAACAACGCTACGAACGGGGAATTGCTGTTAGTGAACTGCAAAGTGAATCTGATCCCAGTCCAGAGACAGGAACTTTAATCAGCTTTCTTCCTGATCAGGAAATCTTTACAGAAAGCATTGAGTTTGACTATAACACCCTTGCTGGGCGATTAAGAGAACTTGCCTACCTTAACGCTGGGGTAAAAATTACTTTTGCTGATCATCGTAACTCCGAACAGCCACGCAGTGAAACCTATTGTTATGAAGGGGGAATTAAAGAATATGTTGCCTACATGGTAGGAGAAAAACAACCCCTCCACAAAGACATTATTTATGTAGAAGGAGAAAAAGAAGGAGTCCAAGTTGAAGTTGCCTTTCAGTGGTGCATTGATGCCTATAGCGATACGATTTTAGGCTTTGCTAATAATATCCGCACCGTTGATGGCGGAACGCACTTAGAAGGCTTAAAAACCGTCTTAACGCGGACAATGAATAGTATTGCCCGTAAGCGGAATAAATTAAAAGAAAATGACGCTAACCTTGCAGGGGAAAATATCCGAGAAGGGTTAACCGCGGTTATTTCTGTCAAAGTTCCCGAGCCCGAATTTGAAGGACAAACCAAGACCAAGTTAGGCAATACTGAAGTAAGAGGAATTGTTGATTCTTTAGTTAGCGAAACCCTCACTGAGTATCTAGATTTCAATCCTAGTGTTGCCGATGCTATTTTAGAAAAAGCGGTGCAAGCCTTCAAAGCTGCCGAAGCCGCCCGACGGGCAAGAGAATTAGTCCGCCGCAAGTCAGTTTTAGAATCATCTCCCCTACCCGGTAAACTCGCTGATTGTAGTTCCCGTGATCCTGCTGAGTCAGAAATCTTCATTGTGGAAGGTGACAGCGCTGGAGGCTGTTTTGATGGAGATACTAAAGTTGCCCTTGCTGATGGACGCAGTTTAAGTTTTAAGCAACTGGTGGCTGAAGAGGCAGCAGGAAAACAAAACTTCTGTTATACCATTCGTAAAGATGGCGCGATCGCGCTAGAGAAAATTATTAATGCTCGCAGAACCAAGGTCAATGCGAAAGTCATTAAGGTGACATTAGATAATGGGGAAACCATCATTTGCACTCCAGATCATCCCTTCATGTTACGGGATGGCAGTTATAAAGCCGCAGCCAAACTAACGGCTGATGATGCGTTAATGAGTTCTCAGCAAAAGAGTTTTCCTAATCCCGTGGCAAAAAATGTCTTAACTTTGCAATCAACTGTCCTGACTAAAGGGGAAACTCAAAAAAGAACAACCGCCGTCCTCGATACACATCCTCATGTCATCGCCATAGAAACACTACAAGAAACCAGAGATGTCTATGATATTGAAGTTCCCCATACTCATAACTTTGCCTTAGCCAGTGGCGTTTTTGTTCATAACAGTGCTAAACAAGGACGAGACAGACGCTTTCAAGCCATTCTGCCGCTACGGGGGAAAATCCTCAATATTGAGAAAACCGACGATAGCAAAATTTATAAAAATAACGAAATCCAATCTTTGATTACCGCCTTAGGGTTAGGGGTAAAAGGGGAAGAATTTGATGTTTCTCAACTGCGTTACCATCGCTCAGTGATCATGACTGACGCTGATGTTGATGGAGCGCACATCAGAACCTTGCTTTTAACCTTCTTCTACCGTTATCAACGGGCGTTAATTGAACAAGGGTATGTCTATATTGCTTGTCCGCCTTTGTATAAAGTAGAACGGGGAAAACAGCATTACTACTGTTACAGCGATCGCGAAATGGAAAATTTAGTGCGAGAGTTCCCAAGTAATGCCAATTACACCCTGCAACGGTTTAAGGGGTTAGGAGAAATGATGCCCTTACAACTGTGGGAAACGACGATGAATCCAGAAACTCGAACCCTAAAACGCGTCCAAATTGAAGATGCAGCGGAAGCAGATAAAATATTTAGTATCTTAATGGGCGATCGCGTTGCCCCTCGTCGGGAGTTTATCGAAACGGAAGGGCCAAAACTGAACCTCACGGAGTTAGACATTTAA
- a CDS encoding fumarylacetoacetate hydrolase family protein: MVQRYVRVKTTQAQTYYGLLQLDRSVQVLDAPAWIGGQPTDLKLEPETYQLLSPCAPTKVIAVGKNYQQHATEMGGEVPQEPLIFLKPPTAVTAHQKPIYYPPVSQRVDYEGELALVIGERTHQCPPEQARSRIWGYTIANDVTARDLQKKDGQWTRAKGFDSFCPLGPWIVRDLNTAAKLQTFVNEETEPRQAAFLNEMVFSVEMLLSYISEIMTLAPGDVILTGTPQGIGPMQISDRVRIEIEGIGSLENHLINSDFPKK, translated from the coding sequence ATGGTACAACGTTACGTCCGAGTAAAAACGACGCAAGCACAAACCTATTACGGGCTATTACAGCTTGATCGCAGCGTGCAAGTCTTGGATGCCCCAGCTTGGATAGGGGGGCAACCCACGGACTTAAAACTCGAACCAGAAACTTATCAACTCCTTTCCCCTTGTGCGCCGACAAAGGTGATAGCAGTGGGAAAAAATTATCAACAACACGCGACAGAAATGGGGGGAGAAGTTCCCCAAGAACCTTTAATTTTTCTCAAACCCCCTACTGCCGTTACTGCCCATCAAAAGCCCATTTATTATCCCCCAGTTAGCCAACGGGTTGACTACGAGGGAGAATTAGCCCTAGTCATTGGAGAAAGAACCCATCAATGTCCCCCAGAACAGGCAAGAAGCCGCATTTGGGGCTATACCATTGCTAATGATGTCACCGCCCGCGATTTACAAAAAAAAGATGGTCAATGGACACGGGCAAAAGGCTTTGATAGTTTTTGCCCTTTAGGCCCTTGGATTGTAAGAGATTTAAATACAGCTGCCAAGTTACAAACGTTTGTCAACGAAGAAACTGAACCGAGGCAAGCGGCGTTTTTAAATGAGATGGTCTTTTCTGTAGAAATGTTGCTATCCTACATTTCTGAAATTATGACCTTAGCGCCGGGGGACGTAATTTTAACCGGAACCCCACAAGGAATTGGGCCAATGCAAATCAGCGATCGCGTTCGGATCGAAATAGAAGGCATTGGCTCATTAGAAAATCATCTCATTAACTCAGATTTCCCTAAAAAATAG
- a CDS encoding GlsB/YeaQ/YmgE family stress response membrane protein, whose protein sequence is MGIIIWAILGLIAGTIAKAIYPGEQKTGVLGTILLGILGAQLGGWVGRELFDTRTADLRNLTFAEVIPSLLMAILGAIAIIFIWGLLTKPSR, encoded by the coding sequence ATGGGTATTATTATTTGGGCAATTCTCGGACTCATTGCTGGGACAATCGCCAAAGCCATATATCCCGGCGAACAAAAAACAGGTGTCTTAGGAACAATTTTGTTAGGGATTCTGGGAGCACAACTTGGTGGCTGGGTTGGACGAGAGTTGTTTGATACTAGAACAGCAGACCTTCGTAATTTAACCTTTGCTGAGGTAATTCCGAGTCTTCTTATGGCTATTCTAGGCGCGATCGCGATTATCTTTATTTGGGGCTTATTAACCAAGCCAAGTCGATGA